Proteins found in one Micropterus dolomieu isolate WLL.071019.BEF.003 ecotype Adirondacks linkage group LG12, ASM2129224v1, whole genome shotgun sequence genomic segment:
- the chrnb1 gene encoding acetylcholine receptor subunit beta has protein sequence MKSLELFLLACCLCSLSTLGGASDAENVLMKKLFANYNLKVRPAASPEEKVVVRVGMVLTSFVGLNMKNEEMSTVVVMNLEWTDHRLSWKPKENDGIEVLRIPSGKVWLPDIVLINNNDGVFDVALHVHVQAYSNGKVTWTPPALYCSSCGVKVTYFPFDWQNCTMQFRSYTYDSTEIDIQYTLDSKGKEIREIQLDESYSEGGEWQIRHKPSRKNVNDDLYEDMTFYLIIERKPLYYVLNIIIPCILITIIAIFNFYLPPDAGEKMGLSINVLLTLTVFLLLLADKIPETSLGVPIIVNYIMFTMILVTFSVILSVVVLNLHHRSPNTHLMPMWVRKIFIHMLPPYLGMLRPKVETPLSLETMPRREKKMMAISKVADEYFIRKPDSSILFPKLNRFQPEGMCTDLRKFIDGPSSYLTLPDELKSAIDAITYIAEALQAEKDYEALKEDWQYVAMVVDRMFLWIFVVFTTVGTLAIFADASFNHTPTDPFKSP, from the exons ATGAAAAGCCTAGAACTGTTCCTGCTGGCATGTTGCTTATGCAGCCTGAGCACATTGGGAG GTGCATCTGATGCGGAGAACGTTCTGATGAAGAAACTCTTTGCCAACTACAACCTTAAAGTGCGGCCAGCAGCCAGTCCTGAAGAGAAGGTGGTGGTTCGAGTGGGTATGGTCCTCACCTCCTTCGTTGGACTG AATatgaaaaatgaagaaatgagCACAGTTGTTGTCATGAATCTG GAATGGACCGATCATCGGTTGTCATGGAAACCCAAGGAGAATGATGGGATAGAGGTGTTGCGGATCCCCTCTGGGAAGGTTTGGCTGCCTGACATTGTCCTCATCAATAA TAATGATGGGGTGTTTGATGTGGCCCTGCACGTCCATGTTCAGGCTTACAGTAATGGCAAAGTAACCTGGACTCCCCCTGCACTCTACTGCAGCTCTTGTGGAGTTAAG GTGACATATTTCCCATTTGACTGGCAGAACTGCACCATGCAGTTCCGCTCCTACACATATGACTCGACAGAGATCGACATCCAGTATACACTGGACTCGAAAGGCAAAGAGATCAGGGAGATCCAACTGGACGAATCATACAGTG AGGGGGGCGAGTGGCAGATCAGACACAAGCCGAGCAGGAAGAACGTGAATGATGATCTGTATGAGGACATGACCTTCTACCTGATCATCGAGAGGAAGCCTCTGTACTACGTCTTGAACATCATCATCCCCTGCATCCTCATCACCATCATCGCCATCTTTAACTTCTACCTGCCTCCTGATGCAG GCGAGAAGATGGGGCTGTCCATCAACGTGTTGCTCACCCTCACTgtgttcctgctgctgctggctgatAAGATCCCGGAGACTTCACTGGGTGTCCCCATCATTGTCAACTACATCATGTTCACCATGATCCTGGTCACGTTTTCTGTCATTCTCAGTGTGGTCGTCCTCAACCTGCACCACCGCTCACCCAACACCCACCTGATGCCCATGTGGGTGCGCAAG ATATTCATCCACATGCTGCCTCCTTACCTGGGCATGCTGCGGCCAAAAGTAGAGACCCCCCTGTCCCTGGAGACCATGCCCCGCCgagagaaaaaaatgatggCCATCAGCAAAGTGGCTGATGAATACTTCATCCGCAAGCCCGACTCCTCCATCTTGTTCCCCAAGCTCAACAG GTTTCAGCCAGAGGGCATGTGTACAGATCTGAGAAAGTTTATTGACGGCCCCAGCAGCTACCTCACACTACCTGACGAGCTCAAGTCAGCCATAGATGCCATCACTTATATCGCTGAGGCTTTGCAGGCTGAGAAGGACTACGAAGCA CTGAAAGAGGACTGGCAGTACGTGGCCATGGTGGTGGACCGCATGTTCCTCTGGATCTTCGTCGTCTTCACCACCGTGGGCACCTTAGCCATCTTCGCCGATGCCAGCTTTAACCACACACCCACTGACCCCTTCAAATCCCCCTGA